Proteins from a genomic interval of Desulfofustis limnaeus:
- a CDS encoding MFS transporter: MKPPRLASQIIAITLFRILLNTARRFVYPFAPALSRGLDVPLAAITSIIAVAQFSSLVGVFSGLLADRFGYRRVMRGGLALLALGMLICGLAPTYWPVFLGLVVACLGKVVFDPAVQAFVGSKVPFERRARIIGIIEMAWAGSTLLGIPALAVIIDRFGLQNSFLVMALLGGCSWLAIGCFIPPDQMDVHGAARRRPMLSVLWQLFRRRQAAGLLLFGFFVSVANDSLFVVYGAWFEQAFAVSIVTLGFSAVAIGCAELLGESVTALFADRIGLKRALVIGLLLTSGAYLFLPFLGLTLPLAMAGMFLLFFCFEFTIVSSFSLGTELVPDARATMMSGFYAMAGVGRMIGVLLGGALWPLGGISLVCSVAAVLTGLALVSLLWGLRGWQST, translated from the coding sequence ATGAAACCTCCCCGCCTGGCCTCGCAGATCATCGCTATCACGCTGTTTCGGATCCTGCTCAACACAGCCCGGCGATTTGTCTATCCGTTTGCGCCGGCGTTGAGCCGCGGGCTCGACGTTCCGTTGGCGGCCATCACCTCGATCATCGCCGTTGCCCAGTTCAGTTCGTTAGTGGGAGTCTTCAGCGGACTGCTGGCCGATCGTTTTGGTTATCGCCGGGTCATGCGCGGCGGCTTGGCTCTGTTGGCTCTCGGTATGCTGATCTGCGGACTGGCGCCGACCTATTGGCCGGTATTTCTCGGTCTGGTGGTAGCCTGTCTCGGCAAGGTGGTTTTCGATCCGGCTGTTCAGGCCTTCGTCGGCAGCAAGGTGCCGTTCGAGCGCCGGGCTCGGATCATCGGCATTATCGAGATGGCCTGGGCCGGCAGCACCCTGCTGGGGATTCCCGCATTGGCCGTGATCATCGATCGTTTCGGTCTGCAGAATTCCTTTCTGGTGATGGCCCTGCTCGGGGGGTGCAGCTGGCTTGCCATCGGCTGTTTTATTCCGCCGGATCAGATGGATGTCCATGGCGCCGCCCGCAGGCGTCCAATGCTGTCTGTGCTCTGGCAGCTGTTTCGCCGCCGCCAGGCGGCCGGGCTGCTGCTGTTCGGCTTTTTCGTCTCGGTGGCCAACGACAGCTTGTTCGTCGTTTACGGGGCCTGGTTCGAGCAGGCCTTCGCCGTGAGTATCGTCACCCTGGGGTTCAGTGCCGTTGCCATCGGCTGTGCGGAACTGCTGGGAGAATCGGTGACGGCATTGTTTGCCGATCGGATCGGTTTGAAACGAGCCCTGGTGATCGGTCTGCTGCTGACGAGCGGCGCTTATCTCTTCTTACCGTTTCTCGGTTTGACGTTACCGCTGGCAATGGCCGGCATGTTCCTGCTCTTTTTCTGCTTCGAATTCACCATCGTCTCCAGTTTTTCACTCGGTACCGAGTTGGTTCCCGATGCCCGGGCAACGATGATGTCAGGCTTTTATGCGATGGCCGGGGTCGGCCGGATGATCGGCGTGTTGCTGGGCGGCGCTTTGTGGCCGTTGGGAGGCATCAGCCTGGTTTGTTCAGTGGCTGCTGTTTTGACCGGACTGGCCTTGGTCTCGCTGCTCTGGGGCTTGCGCGGCTGGCAATCGACCTGA
- a CDS encoding dipeptide ABC transporter ATP-binding protein, translating to MSQEAILQARDLKRFYQVRRGAFQPKAVLKALNGASFDLVNGKTLAVVGESGCGKSTLARLVTMIEPPTSGSLRICGVDIVGSSRATRRGLKSKVQIVFQDPYGSLNPRQKIGHALEEPLLVNTTLSKPERRRAAKEMMDFVGLRPEQYDRYPHMFSGGQRQRIAIARALMLRPEILVLDEPVSALDVSIQAQILNLLADLQEQLNLAYLFISHDLSVVKHIADQVMVMYLGVPIEMGRRDEIFAHPRHPYTQALLSATPVADPFREKKRIVLTGELPSPIDPPPGCSFNPRCPRATDECRQRFPEMRDVEGSRVACYHPFV from the coding sequence ATGAGCCAGGAAGCGATCCTGCAGGCCCGCGATCTGAAGCGGTTTTACCAGGTGCGCCGCGGGGCCTTCCAGCCGAAGGCCGTGCTCAAGGCCTTGAACGGTGCCTCTTTTGATCTGGTGAACGGCAAAACGCTGGCTGTGGTCGGTGAGTCGGGTTGCGGCAAATCGACGCTGGCCCGTCTGGTGACCATGATCGAACCCCCGACTTCGGGCAGCCTGCGCATCTGCGGTGTCGATATTGTCGGCTCTTCACGGGCGACCAGACGAGGGCTGAAATCGAAGGTGCAGATTGTCTTTCAAGATCCGTACGGATCGCTCAACCCGAGGCAGAAAATAGGCCATGCCCTGGAAGAGCCGTTGCTGGTCAACACTACCCTGAGCAAACCGGAGCGGCGCCGGGCCGCCAAAGAAATGATGGATTTCGTCGGGCTGCGGCCGGAGCAGTACGACCGCTATCCGCATATGTTTTCCGGCGGGCAGCGGCAGCGGATCGCCATCGCCCGAGCCTTGATGCTGCGACCGGAGATCCTGGTCCTCGACGAGCCGGTTTCCGCTCTCGATGTCTCGATCCAGGCCCAGATCCTCAATCTGTTGGCGGATCTCCAGGAACAGCTGAACCTGGCCTATCTATTTATCAGCCATGACCTGTCGGTGGTCAAACATATCGCCGATCAGGTTATGGTCATGTATCTCGGTGTGCCCATCGAAATGGGGCGTCGCGATGAGATCTTCGCCCATCCCCGGCATCCTTACACCCAGGCCCTGCTGTCGGCGACGCCGGTAGCCGATCCGTTCAGAGAGAAGAAGCGGATCGTGCTCACCGGGGAATTGCCGTCGCCGATCGACCCGCCACCAGGTTGTTCCTTCAATCCGCGTTGTCCTCGGGCGACCGATGAGTGCCGGCAGCGCTTCCCGGAGATGCGTGATGTCGAAGGGAGCCGGGTGGCCTGCTATCACCCGTTCGTCTAA
- a CDS encoding ABC transporter ATP-binding protein has product MALLEIRNLSVAFQTAGGLFTAVDRVSLTLSEGEVVSIVGESGSGKSVAMLALMGLLPWTAQVSADRMRFDGRDLLNMGSGQRRSIVGREIAMIFQEPMTSLNPCFTVGFQLTEALKTHLKMGRRQRWERAVELLTQVGIPEPEKRLSVFPHQLSGGMSQRVMIAMAIACNPRLLVADEPTTALDVTIQAQILDLLLNLQQKNNMALVLITHDMGVVAETAKRVLVQYAGQQVEHQEIKGLFSNPHHPYTAALLAALPERAASKKLPSIAGVVPGQFDRPQGCLFSPRCRYATDRCRDSEPTAASPELGSALCHYPLDHGIPLGHPHQRQDKEAS; this is encoded by the coding sequence ATGGCATTGCTTGAGATCAGGAATCTGAGTGTCGCCTTCCAGACCGCCGGAGGTTTGTTTACCGCAGTGGATCGGGTGTCGTTGACGCTGAGCGAGGGCGAAGTGGTCTCGATTGTCGGCGAATCCGGGTCCGGAAAATCCGTGGCCATGCTCGCCCTGATGGGGCTGCTGCCCTGGACGGCGCAGGTCAGTGCCGACCGGATGAGGTTTGACGGCCGAGATCTGCTGAACATGGGGAGCGGGCAGCGACGCTCCATTGTCGGCCGCGAGATCGCCATGATCTTCCAGGAACCGATGACCAGTCTCAACCCCTGTTTCACCGTCGGTTTCCAACTTACCGAGGCTCTGAAGACGCACCTGAAAATGGGGCGGCGGCAACGGTGGGAGCGGGCCGTCGAACTGCTCACCCAGGTCGGCATACCGGAGCCGGAAAAACGGTTGTCGGTGTTCCCCCACCAGTTGTCGGGCGGCATGTCGCAGCGGGTGATGATCGCCATGGCCATTGCCTGCAACCCTCGTCTGCTGGTAGCCGACGAACCGACAACAGCCCTGGATGTGACCATTCAGGCCCAGATTCTCGACCTGTTGCTGAACCTGCAACAAAAAAACAACATGGCGTTGGTACTGATCACCCATGACATGGGGGTGGTGGCTGAGACGGCAAAACGGGTCCTGGTCCAGTATGCCGGTCAGCAGGTGGAGCATCAGGAGATCAAAGGGCTGTTCAGCAATCCGCACCATCCCTATACCGCCGCGTTGCTGGCGGCTTTGCCGGAGCGCGCGGCCAGTAAAAAACTGCCGTCCATCGCCGGCGTGGTTCCCGGCCAGTTCGATCGCCCGCAGGGGTGTCTGTTTTCGCCACGCTGCCGTTACGCGACCGATCGGTGCCGGGACAGTGAGCCGACGGCGGCCTCGCCGGAGCTCGGTTCGGCGCTGTGCCATTACCCCTTGGACCACGGTATTCCGCTTGGCCATCCGCATCAGAGGCAGGACAAGGAGGCGTCATGA
- a CDS encoding ABC transporter permease subunit, with product MSEAAVQHVPDDRPVGRLALVREFWAYFSENRGAVLGLVFFLSIIIVAIFADFIAPHLPNEQYRDAFLRPPFWQDGGSWAFPLGTDAVGRDILSRLIHGARYSLFIGCVVVSIALVSGVVLGLVAGFFRGRIDTAIMRLMDIILAFPSLLLALVLVAILGPSLINAMIAIAIVQQPHYVRLTRAAVMGEMSRDYVTAARVIGVPRPRLMFVTILPNCMAPLIVQAALSFSTAILDAAALGFLGMGAQPPTPEWGTMLAEAREFILRAWWVVTLPGCAILLTVLAINLMGDGLRDALDPKLKRS from the coding sequence ATGTCGGAGGCTGCCGTTCAACACGTGCCTGACGATCGCCCGGTGGGACGTCTGGCGCTGGTCCGCGAGTTCTGGGCCTATTTCAGCGAAAATCGGGGAGCGGTGCTTGGGCTCGTCTTTTTCCTGAGCATTATCATCGTGGCGATCTTCGCCGATTTCATCGCTCCGCATCTGCCCAACGAGCAATACCGGGACGCGTTTTTGCGGCCGCCGTTCTGGCAGGATGGCGGCTCATGGGCGTTTCCCCTGGGGACCGACGCGGTCGGCCGGGATATCCTCTCGCGGTTGATCCACGGTGCCCGCTACTCGCTGTTCATCGGCTGCGTGGTGGTCTCCATCGCTTTGGTTTCCGGGGTGGTGCTCGGTCTGGTGGCCGGCTTCTTCCGAGGCCGGATCGACACCGCCATCATGCGTCTCATGGATATCATCCTGGCCTTCCCGAGCCTGTTGCTGGCCTTGGTTTTGGTGGCCATTCTTGGGCCGAGTCTGATCAACGCCATGATCGCCATCGCTATTGTCCAGCAACCTCATTACGTTCGGTTGACCCGGGCTGCCGTCATGGGTGAGATGAGTCGCGATTACGTTACCGCCGCCCGGGTCATCGGCGTGCCCCGCCCGCGGCTGATGTTTGTCACCATCCTGCCCAATTGTATGGCACCGCTGATCGTCCAGGCCGCTCTCAGCTTTTCCACCGCTATCCTCGATGCGGCCGCCCTCGGTTTTCTCGGCATGGGGGCACAGCCGCCGACACCGGAATGGGGTACCATGCTGGCCGAGGCGCGGGAATTCATCCTGCGCGCCTGGTGGGTGGTGACCTTGCCCGGTTGCGCCATTCTGCTCACCGTATTGGCCATCAACCTGATGGGCGACGGCCTTCGTGACGCCCTTGACCCGAAATTGAAGCGGTCATAG
- a CDS encoding ABC transporter permease subunit, producing MLTYVLKKIGVIIPTFLGVTLIAFTFIRLLPGDPVLLMAGERGMTAERHARMMAEFGFDKPIIVQYGNYLNQLIHGDFGTSIITRKPVLEEFMTLFPATVELSLCAIVLAVLLGLPAGMIAAVRRGSIFDHTVMTGALTGYSMPIFWWGLLLIILFSGILGWTPVSGRISLLYYFEPVTGLMLVDSLLSGQDGAFVSAVRHLILPTVVLATIPLAVIARQTRSAMLEVLGEDYIRTARAKGLSPFRVIGLHALRNALIPVVTVIGLQVGVLFAGAILTETIFSWPGIGKWMVDSIFRRDYPSVQGGLLLIAAIVMVVNLVVDLLYALINPRIRHTE from the coding sequence ATGCTTACCTATGTCCTGAAAAAGATCGGAGTTATCATCCCGACCTTCCTTGGCGTCACGCTTATCGCCTTTACCTTCATCCGTCTGCTACCCGGCGATCCGGTACTGCTGATGGCGGGCGAGCGGGGCATGACTGCCGAGCGACACGCCCGGATGATGGCCGAGTTCGGGTTCGACAAGCCGATCATCGTTCAGTATGGCAATTATCTCAATCAGTTGATTCACGGAGATTTCGGCACCTCCATCATTACCCGGAAACCGGTGCTGGAGGAGTTCATGACACTGTTTCCGGCAACGGTTGAGTTGTCACTCTGCGCCATTGTACTCGCCGTGCTGCTCGGGTTGCCGGCGGGCATGATTGCTGCGGTCCGGCGCGGGTCGATCTTCGATCATACGGTTATGACCGGGGCTCTCACCGGTTATTCCATGCCGATTTTCTGGTGGGGGCTGCTGCTGATCATCTTGTTCTCCGGGATACTTGGCTGGACCCCGGTGTCCGGCAGAATTTCACTGCTCTATTATTTCGAGCCGGTAACCGGGCTGATGCTCGTCGACAGTCTGTTGTCCGGCCAGGATGGCGCCTTTGTTTCAGCTGTTCGGCATTTGATCCTCCCCACGGTCGTGTTGGCCACCATTCCCCTGGCGGTCATTGCCCGGCAGACGCGTTCGGCAATGCTTGAGGTGCTCGGTGAGGATTATATCCGAACCGCGCGGGCCAAGGGGCTCAGTCCGTTCCGGGTAATCGGTCTGCATGCGCTGCGCAACGCCTTGATCCCGGTGGTGACGGTGATTGGTCTGCAGGTGGGGGTGTTGTTCGCCGGTGCCATTTTGACCGAGACGATCTTTTCCTGGCCGGGGATCGGCAAGTGGATGGTCGATTCGATCTTTCGCCGCGATTATCCGTCCGTGCAGGGCGGCCTGCTGTTGATCGCGGCGATCGTCATGGTTGTCAATCTCGTGGTAGATCTGCTCTATGCCCTGATCAATCCGCGTATCAGACATACGGAGTAG
- a CDS encoding ABC transporter substrate-binding protein, translating into MKQFVAALCGASLLVIGAAAVQAKTLVYCSEGSPEGFNPAFYTAGTTFDASSRAVYNRLVEFERGTTKVVPALAESWDVSEDGKEYTFHLRKGVKFHTTKDFTPTRDFNADDVIFSFMRQHDAEHPFHKVSSGTYEYYGSMSMPELIKEIVKVDDYTVTFVLNRPEAPMIANLGMDFASIFSKEYADQMMAAGTPEVIDQKPVGTGPFQLVDYQKDAVIRYAANPDYWSGKAAIDNLVFAITPDASVRYQKLKAGECHVMPYPNPADLEAMASDADINLLQQEGLNVGYLAYNTKMPPFDKVNVRKALNMAINKQAILDGVFQGAGKVAKNPIPPTIWSYNDAVVDDPYDPEKAKAMLEAEGVTGLKMKIWAMPVQRPYNPNARRMAELIQSDFAKIGVEAEIVSYEWGEYLKRSTDIDRDGAILLGWTGDNGDPDNFLAVLLGCDGVGKANRAQWCHQPFEDRIQQAKVVADVAERTRLYEEAQVIFKEQAPWATIAHSVVFKPVRKEVVDFRIDPFGGHIFYGVDLK; encoded by the coding sequence ATGAAGCAGTTTGTTGCTGCGTTGTGTGGAGCGTCCCTGCTTGTCATCGGTGCAGCCGCCGTACAGGCGAAGACGCTGGTGTATTGTTCGGAGGGGAGTCCGGAAGGCTTCAACCCTGCCTTCTACACTGCCGGAACCACCTTTGACGCCTCGTCCCGCGCCGTTTACAACCGGCTGGTGGAGTTCGAGCGCGGCACCACCAAAGTGGTCCCGGCGCTGGCCGAATCCTGGGACGTCTCCGAGGACGGCAAGGAATACACCTTTCACCTGCGCAAGGGGGTGAAGTTTCATACCACCAAGGATTTTACTCCGACCCGTGACTTCAATGCCGATGACGTCATCTTCAGCTTCATGCGCCAGCACGATGCAGAGCATCCGTTCCACAAGGTGTCCAGCGGTACCTATGAGTATTACGGATCCATGTCCATGCCCGAGTTGATCAAGGAAATCGTCAAGGTCGATGATTATACCGTCACGTTTGTGCTCAATCGACCGGAAGCGCCGATGATTGCCAACCTCGGCATGGATTTCGCGTCCATTTTTTCCAAGGAATATGCCGATCAGATGATGGCTGCCGGTACCCCCGAAGTCATCGATCAGAAGCCGGTAGGCACTGGTCCGTTCCAGTTGGTCGACTACCAGAAAGATGCGGTGATCCGCTATGCCGCCAATCCCGATTACTGGTCCGGCAAGGCCGCCATCGACAATCTGGTCTTCGCCATTACCCCTGATGCCTCGGTTCGTTACCAGAAGCTGAAAGCCGGGGAATGTCATGTCATGCCGTATCCGAACCCGGCCGATCTCGAGGCCATGGCCAGTGATGCCGATATCAACCTGCTCCAACAGGAAGGGCTCAACGTCGGTTATCTGGCCTACAACACGAAAATGCCTCCTTTCGACAAGGTCAATGTCCGCAAGGCGTTGAACATGGCGATCAATAAGCAGGCCATTCTCGACGGCGTCTTCCAGGGGGCCGGCAAAGTCGCCAAGAACCCGATTCCGCCGACCATCTGGTCCTACAACGATGCCGTGGTTGATGACCCTTATGATCCCGAAAAAGCCAAGGCCATGCTCGAGGCGGAGGGGGTCACCGGCCTGAAAATGAAGATCTGGGCGATGCCCGTGCAACGGCCGTACAACCCCAACGCTCGCCGTATGGCCGAACTGATCCAGTCCGACTTCGCCAAGATCGGTGTTGAAGCGGAAATCGTATCTTACGAATGGGGCGAATACCTGAAACGCTCCACCGACATCGATCGTGATGGCGCCATCCTGCTCGGTTGGACCGGAGACAACGGTGATCCGGACAACTTCCTTGCCGTACTGCTCGGTTGTGATGGTGTCGGCAAGGCAAACCGCGCCCAGTGGTGTCATCAGCCGTTCGAAGACCGGATCCAACAAGCCAAGGTTGTCGCCGATGTGGCGGAACGGACCAGGCTCTACGAAGAGGCGCAGGTCATTTTCAAAGAGCAGGCGCCGTGGGCCACCATTGCTCACTCCGTGGTCTTCAAGCCGGTGCGTAAAGAAGTTGTCGATTTCCGCATCGACCCCTTCGGCGGCCATATTTTCTATGGTGTCGACCTCAAGTAG